DNA from Stenotrophomonas acidaminiphila:
TCCAGGTGATCGACGTGGAGAGCGTACTGGCCGACATCGCCCAGATCAGCAAGGATGCGGTGCTGGACCCGTCGATGGTCCTGCCGCCCGGCGCGCCGCCGATGCAGGTGCTGGTGGTGGACGACTCGCGCGTGGCCCGCCAGCAGATCCGCAGCGTGCTCGACCAGCTCGGGGTCACCGCCACCCTGCTGTCGGACGGCAAGCAGGCGCTGGACCACCTGCTGCAGATCCACGCGGCCGGGGAGAACCCGGCCGAGCGCTATGCCATGGTCATCTCCGACATCGAGATGCCGGCGATGGATGGCTACACCCTGACGACGGAAATCCGCCGCCACCCGGGGCTGGCCGGGTTGTTCGTGCTGCTGCACACCTCGCTGTCGGGCGTGTTCAACAACGCCATGGTCGAGCGCGTGGGCGCCAACGCCTTCGTGCCCAAGTACAGCGCCCACGAACTGGCCGATTTCGTGCTGCAGCGCCTGCGCCAGGTGGCCGAAGCGGCCTGACCCCGGGACGCGTGGAGGCGGGCGCCTTGTGGTGAAGCAAGGGGGCCGCCCCGCCGTGGAGGCGGCCCGCCCCGCCGGCGCCCCGATCCCGATGCGGCAAGCCCGCCACCGGGGGCCGGCCCCCTCCCCCGTGCTCCCGGGTTCCCGCGCCTCCCCTGCCTTCCCCGCGTTCTGGCACACCGCTTGCAGCCTTCCGGGCATCGTTCCCCCGGGAGGCGCGCCATGCCCAACCTGATTTCCAATTACCTGGGCATCCACGCCCAGGCCATGCCGTTGCGCGAACAGCGCATGAAGCTGATCGCCGGCAACCTGGCCAACGCCGACACCCCGGGCTACAAGGCCCGTGACCTGGATTTCGACGCCGCCCTGCGCAACGCCAGTGGCGCCGACGGCAACGGCCTGCTGGCCACCACCGCCGAACAGCATTACCGCATCGGCGGCGACGTCCTGAACCCGTTCCAGGTACTGCGCCCCGGCGTGCAGCCGAGCCTGGACGGCAACACCGTCGACCCGGATGCCGAACGCGCCGCGTATGGCCGCGCCGCGCTGGAGTACCGTGCCTCGCTGAGCTTCGTCGAGTCGAAGGTGCGCACCCTGACCACCGCCATCACCGGCCAGTAAGGGGAGCGCCATGAGCAACCTGCCCATCTTCGACATCGCCGGCTCGGCGCTGCAGGCGCAGTCGGTGCGCATGAGCACCATCGCCTCCAACCTGTCCAACGCCGACTCCGTGGCGGGCTCGGCCGAGGCCGCCTACAAGCCGCTGGAACCGATCTTCCAGGCGGTCACCAGCCGCGAGGACCCGCGCCTGACCCGGGTGGAGGTCAAGCAGGTCACGCAGAGCGAGGCGCCGCCGATCAAGCGCTACGAACCCCACCATCCGCTGGCCGACGGCGACGGCTATGTCTACTCGCCGGACATCGACCCGGTGGCGCAGATGGTCAATCTCATTTCCACCTCGCGCAATTACCAGGCCGGCGTGGAAATGCTCAACACGGCCAAGGAACTGACCCTGGCCACCCTGACCATGGGCCGCTGAGCCGGCCGCCACAGGATCCCGCCATGAGCAGCATCAACACCAACACCGACCTGTTCGGCGCGCTCGGGCTCAACGCCCCGGCCGCGAAGAGCACCAAGAAGAAGGACGCGCTGGACCAGGCCGATTTCCTGCGGCTGATGACCACCCAGCTGCAGCACCAGGATCCGCTCAAGCCGATGGACAACAGCCAGATGGTCGCGCAGATGGCGCAGCTGTCCACGGTGCAGGGCATCAGCGAATTGAACAAGAGCGTCACCGGCTTCCAGGAATCGATGGCCGGCGACCAGATCCTGCGCGGCGCGGCCATGGTCGGCCACGACGTGCTGGTGCCGTCGACCAAGTTCATGCTCGGCGACGAGGGCGCGACCGGCGGCACCTTGGCCGCGCCCGGCGCGGGCACCATCGTCGTCGACATCACCGACGCCAACGGCAACAAGGTCGACCAGATCAGCGTCGCGGCCGACGCCTCCGGCGAAGTGCCGTTCCAGTGGGACGGCACCGACGCCAATGGCAAGCGCATGCCGGCCGGCGCCTACACCATCGCCGCCACCTACACCGACGCCAGCGGCAAGCAGACCAAGCTCAGCACCTACGTCGAGGCCGAGGTGGAGAGCGTGACGGTCGGTTCCGACGGCCTCTACCTGAACCTCAAGGGGCTGGGCGCGGCCCCGCTCGACTACGTGCTCCGCGTCAGCTGAGCCCCCTCTTCCACGGATTCCCAGGAGTATCGCCATGGGCTTCAATGCCTCCCTGTCCGGCATCAGCACCGCCAACGCCGACCTGAGCGTCACCGCCAACAACATCGCCAACGTCAACACCGTCGGCTTCAAGGAATCGCGCGCCGAGTTCGCCAACGTCCTGACCGCGACCGGCTATGGCCTGCAGAACAACGCCATCGGCTCGGGCGCGCGCCTGACCAACGTGGCCCAGCAGTTCTCGCAGGGCAACATCGACCAGACCGGCCGCAGCCTGGACCTGGCGATCGCCGGCGAAGGCTTCTTCACCCTGAACATGAACGGCTCGCGGGTGTATTCGCGCGCCGGCAACTTCCAGGCCGACAAGAACGGCTACGTGGTCAACCCGCAGGGCGCGCGGCTGCAGGTCTACGCGCCGAGCGCCGACGGCACCCGCTTCGACGGCGCCCTGACCGACCTGCGCCTGCTGTCCGGCGACAGCGCGCCGCGCCCGACCAGCCAGCTGCAGCTGGCCTTCACCCTGCCGGCCAACGCCAAGGAACCGACGATCACGCCGTTCGATCCGGCGGTCAGCAACAGCTACAGCCACTCCAGCGGCGGCATCACCGTGTTCGATTCGCTGGGCGTCAGCCACATCCAGACCTCGTACTTCGTCAAGACCGCCAATCCCAACGAGTGGGCGGTGTACAACTTCGTCGACGGCGTGCCGGTCAACAACGGCAGCGTGCCCGGCGATCCCACCGCCACCCCGCCGGTACCGGCGGTCATCGGCACCCCGACCCTGCTGCAGTTCTCCGACAGCGGCGCACTGACCGCGCCGGCCGACGGCAAGATCACCCTGGGCACCTTCACCCCGAGCACCGGCGCCGGCCAGCTGGCGATGAGCCTGGACGTGTCCGGCTCCACCCAGTACGGCGAGAAGTTCAACCAGCACAACACCGGCCAGGACGGCTATGCCTCGGGCAAGCTCAACGAGATCAGCATCTCGGAAAAGGGCGTGGTGTATGCGCGCTACTCCAACGGCGTGGACGTCGCGCTCGGCCAGGTCGCGCTGAGCAATTTCAACAACCCGCAGGGACTGCTGGGCGAAGGCAACAACCTGTGGTCGGAAACCTATGCCTCGGGCACGCCGCGCACCGGTGCGCCGGACAGCTCCGACCTGGGGCAGATCCAGGCCGGTTCGCTGGAGGCCTCCACCGTCGACCTGACCCAGCAGCTGGTGAACATGATCACCGCGCAGCGCAACTTCCAGGCCAACGCGCAGATGCTCTCGACCCAGGACCAGATCACCCAGACCGTGATCAACATCCGCTGAGGCAGCACGCCGGGCAGACGGGAGCGGGGAATGACACGGCGCGCACAGCTCGCGCCGTTCCCCGCGCCTGG
Protein-coding regions in this window:
- a CDS encoding chemotaxis protein CheW, whose translation is MSHDLLNRIDQRTRLAGHNRLALLLFRLGGRQLFGVNVFKVQEVLRRPPLFQVPGLPTQFSGVADVRGRSVPVLDLGLAIGHPEREPNADTSPGYLVVTEFNRSVQGFLVSGVERIVNIAVEDIQPPPELGAEASYLTAVTRFQGELIQVIDVESVLADIAQISKDAVLDPSMVLPPGAPPMQVLVVDDSRVARQQIRSVLDQLGVTATLLSDGKQALDHLLQIHAAGENPAERYAMVISDIEMPAMDGYTLTTEIRRHPGLAGLFVLLHTSLSGVFNNAMVERVGANAFVPKYSAHELADFVLQRLRQVAEAA
- a CDS encoding flagellar basal-body rod protein FlgB, producing MPNLISNYLGIHAQAMPLREQRMKLIAGNLANADTPGYKARDLDFDAALRNASGADGNGLLATTAEQHYRIGGDVLNPFQVLRPGVQPSLDGNTVDPDAERAAYGRAALEYRASLSFVESKVRTLTTAITGQ
- a CDS encoding flagellar basal body rod protein FlgC, with the protein product MSNLPIFDIAGSALQAQSVRMSTIASNLSNADSVAGSAEAAYKPLEPIFQAVTSREDPRLTRVEVKQVTQSEAPPIKRYEPHHPLADGDGYVYSPDIDPVAQMVNLISTSRNYQAGVEMLNTAKELTLATLTMGR
- the flgD gene encoding flagellar basal body rod modification protein (acts as a scaffold for the assembly of hook proteins onto the flagellar basal body rod), encoding MSSINTNTDLFGALGLNAPAAKSTKKKDALDQADFLRLMTTQLQHQDPLKPMDNSQMVAQMAQLSTVQGISELNKSVTGFQESMAGDQILRGAAMVGHDVLVPSTKFMLGDEGATGGTLAAPGAGTIVVDITDANGNKVDQISVAADASGEVPFQWDGTDANGKRMPAGAYTIAATYTDASGKQTKLSTYVEAEVESVTVGSDGLYLNLKGLGAAPLDYVLRVS
- a CDS encoding flagellar hook protein FlgE; amino-acid sequence: MGFNASLSGISTANADLSVTANNIANVNTVGFKESRAEFANVLTATGYGLQNNAIGSGARLTNVAQQFSQGNIDQTGRSLDLAIAGEGFFTLNMNGSRVYSRAGNFQADKNGYVVNPQGARLQVYAPSADGTRFDGALTDLRLLSGDSAPRPTSQLQLAFTLPANAKEPTITPFDPAVSNSYSHSSGGITVFDSLGVSHIQTSYFVKTANPNEWAVYNFVDGVPVNNGSVPGDPTATPPVPAVIGTPTLLQFSDSGALTAPADGKITLGTFTPSTGAGQLAMSLDVSGSTQYGEKFNQHNTGQDGYASGKLNEISISEKGVVYARYSNGVDVALGQVALSNFNNPQGLLGEGNNLWSETYASGTPRTGAPDSSDLGQIQAGSLEASTVDLTQQLVNMITAQRNFQANAQMLSTQDQITQTVINIR